The Polaromonas naphthalenivorans CJ2 genome has a window encoding:
- a CDS encoding helix-turn-helix domain-containing protein — protein MKNLISCDKPTIAALADRLKRANSHAEYQRIQCVLIRATLGSTAAQIAQLLGWSTATVHVIHSRWAKEGDALFDLRGRGGRHHQHLSPAEEGRLLAPFTTKAQAGGLLHVSEIKQAMEEKVGSAVASSTVYRMLDRHGWRKVIPRPRHPKADMQAQDAFKKTPHSGTPRGRAPG, from the coding sequence ATGAAGAATCTGATCTCGTGTGACAAGCCAACGATTGCGGCTTTGGCGGATCGACTCAAGCGAGCCAACAGTCACGCCGAGTACCAACGCATTCAGTGCGTTCTCATTCGCGCCACGTTAGGCAGTACGGCGGCTCAGATAGCCCAACTTCTGGGCTGGTCAACGGCCACTGTCCATGTCATCCATTCGCGTTGGGCCAAGGAGGGTGATGCCCTGTTTGACTTGCGCGGTCGTGGTGGTCGGCATCATCAGCACTTAAGTCCAGCAGAAGAAGGTCGACTACTGGCTCCGTTTACGACAAAGGCCCAGGCTGGCGGACTGCTCCATGTCAGCGAGATCAAACAGGCGATGGAGGAAAAGGTGGGAAGTGCGGTGGCATCGTCTACCGTGTATCGAATGCTCGACCGCCATGGTTGGCGCAAAGTCATACCCCGACCACGTCATCCAAAGGCAGACATGCAGGCACAGGACGCCTTTAAAAAAACTCCGCACTCTGGTACGCCAAGAGGTCGTGCGCCAGGCTAA
- a CDS encoding ABC transporter ATP-binding protein, whose product MADMLINAKTLHTYYGASHILRGIDFSVARGESIGLMGRNGMGKSTLLKSIMGLVKPRSGTVEIAGKPMTGRAPYEIATLGVAYVPEGRGIFGNLSVVENLKMAARAGTRGQRDWTYERVLETFPRLTERLGHGGQQLSGGEQQMLTIGRALMTNPDVLILDEATEGLAPLIAREIWRICGVIRESGISSVIVDKNWKHVTQITDRNVILVKGEVVFEGSSAQLTSQPQLLEQYLGV is encoded by the coding sequence ATGGCCGATATGCTGATCAACGCTAAAACCCTGCATACCTATTACGGCGCCAGCCACATCTTGCGCGGAATTGACTTTTCCGTTGCCCGGGGCGAAAGCATCGGCCTGATGGGGCGCAACGGCATGGGCAAGAGCACCCTGCTCAAGAGCATCATGGGGCTGGTCAAGCCAAGGAGCGGGACGGTAGAGATCGCGGGCAAGCCGATGACCGGCCGCGCGCCCTACGAGATCGCCACGCTCGGGGTCGCCTACGTTCCTGAAGGGCGCGGCATCTTCGGCAACCTCAGCGTGGTGGAAAACCTCAAGATGGCCGCCCGCGCCGGAACCCGCGGCCAGCGCGACTGGACCTACGAACGCGTGCTGGAGACCTTTCCCCGCCTAACCGAACGCCTGGGCCACGGCGGCCAGCAACTGTCGGGCGGCGAGCAGCAGATGCTGACCATCGGCCGCGCGCTGATGACCAATCCCGACGTGCTGATCCTCGACGAAGCCACCGAGGGCCTGGCGCCGCTGATCGCGCGCGAGATCTGGCGCATCTGCGGCGTCATCCGCGAAAGCGGCATCAGCAGCGTCATCGTGGACAAGAACTGGAAGCACGTGACCCAGATCACCGACCGCAACGTGATCCTGGTCAAGGGCGAGGTGGTGTTCGAAGGATCGTCCGCGCAGCTGACTTCGCAGCCGCAGTTGCTGGAACAGTATCTTGGGGTGTGA
- a CDS encoding carbon-nitrogen hydrolase family protein gives MPKFAKFKAAAVQAAPCFLDTPATMQKVGKLVREAASAGASIVVFPEVFVSGYPYWNWLKNPLDGSAWFQRLYFSAIDVPGPEVEELCRLSRDNNIHIAIGVNERGAKSVGTIYNTNLLFSPEKGLINRQRKLVPTFAEKLSWTAGDAHGLRVSETEIGPIGMLACGENTNTLARFALLAEGELLHIANFVAFPFVSSYDMPSAIKTRIGAHSFEGKVFSIVACSAMSPEIVDAIASNDEERERMSGSPNAFSAIFNPHGVIISDPLVDVEGITYADIDLAECIAPKQYHDILGHYNRFDIFSLQINRTEQSPIRYIGDATEPSGVGASEHETAPAAIPAQ, from the coding sequence ATGCCAAAATTTGCAAAATTCAAAGCGGCCGCGGTGCAGGCGGCGCCCTGCTTTCTCGATACGCCCGCTACCATGCAGAAAGTTGGCAAGCTGGTTCGCGAAGCCGCTTCCGCCGGCGCCAGCATTGTGGTTTTCCCCGAAGTATTCGTCTCCGGCTACCCTTACTGGAACTGGCTCAAGAATCCTCTCGACGGCAGCGCCTGGTTTCAGCGTCTTTACTTCAGCGCCATCGACGTGCCCGGTCCGGAGGTCGAAGAGCTTTGCCGCCTGTCCCGTGACAACAATATCCACATTGCCATTGGTGTCAACGAGCGCGGCGCCAAGAGCGTGGGCACGATCTACAACACCAATCTGCTGTTCTCGCCCGAAAAAGGCCTGATCAACCGCCAGCGCAAACTGGTGCCGACTTTCGCCGAAAAGTTGTCGTGGACCGCCGGCGATGCGCATGGCCTGCGCGTGTCGGAAACCGAGATCGGTCCGATCGGCATGCTGGCCTGCGGCGAGAACACCAACACGCTGGCGCGCTTCGCGCTTCTCGCCGAAGGCGAACTGCTGCACATCGCCAATTTCGTCGCGTTTCCCTTCGTTTCGAGCTACGACATGCCGTCCGCCATCAAGACGCGCATCGGTGCGCATTCGTTCGAAGGCAAGGTGTTCAGCATCGTCGCGTGTTCGGCCATGTCGCCCGAGATCGTCGATGCGATTGCCTCGAACGACGAAGAGCGCGAGCGCATGTCCGGCTCGCCCAACGCGTTCTCGGCGATTTTTAATCCGCACGGCGTGATCATCTCCGACCCCCTGGTGGACGTCGAAGGCATCACGTATGCCGACATCGACCTGGCCGAGTGCATCGCGCCCAAGCAATACCACGACATCCTGGGCCACTACAACCGGTTCGACATTTTCAGTCTTCAAATCAACCGCACCGAGCAATCTCCGATTCGGTATATCGGCGATGCCACAGAGCCCTCCGGCGTCGGCGCTTCCGAGCATGAGACCGCGCCTGCCGCAATTCCGGCGCAATAA
- a CDS encoding transposase has protein sequence MVMDQAGWHIAQELEVPHNIRLVLLSPYSPEINPAEHIWDALREDCIGNTAFASLEAADKALSKGLRSLESDHERMQSLTGFSWITSISLKAK, from the coding sequence ATGGTGATGGACCAAGCGGGCTGGCACATCGCCCAAGAACTTGAGGTTCCGCACAACATCCGTCTGGTCTTGCTGTCGCCCTACAGCCCAGAGATCAATCCAGCCGAGCACATCTGGGATGCACTGCGCGAGGACTGTATCGGCAACACTGCCTTTGCCAGCCTGGAGGCTGCGGACAAGGCGCTCAGCAAAGGCTTGCGATCACTCGAATCAGATCATGAACGCATGCAGAGTCTTACTGGATTCAGTTGGATAACATCTATATCTTTGAAGGCTAAATAG
- a CDS encoding branched-chain amino acid ABC transporter permease — protein MAAPKANLETLPRSVQLALMMGLVALAAFPFVSGDYYTEMVTRMMIMAIFAMSLDLLQGVTGLVSLGHAAYFGLAGYALAFLTPESEPVNLWWSLPLAVLASGLAALIVGFFVVRTRGIYFIMVTMAFAQMIYFLFHDNDSLGGSDGLYVNFKPIATLFGWTPFDLDSKVTMYYFTLVLVVAVYAFLRCVLWSPFGRALAGIRVNEHRMRAMGFGTVGYKLTAFTLAGALAGLAGYLTGVQSGYVNPELMGFHMSAHAIMMVILGGMGNFAGAIVGAFAFEYLLHVFKELPQVGSVDLGKHWQLWMGIFIVGLVVLAPRGLLGLFGRLRQSKNAKGDSHE, from the coding sequence ATGGCCGCTCCCAAAGCCAATCTCGAAACCCTGCCGCGCAGCGTGCAACTGGCACTGATGATGGGCCTGGTCGCGCTGGCTGCCTTCCCGTTCGTCAGCGGCGATTACTACACTGAAATGGTAACGCGCATGATGATCATGGCTATCTTCGCCATGAGCCTCGATTTGCTGCAAGGCGTTACCGGCCTGGTTTCGCTGGGACATGCCGCGTATTTCGGGCTGGCCGGCTATGCGCTGGCCTTCCTGACGCCCGAGTCGGAACCGGTGAACCTGTGGTGGTCGCTGCCGCTCGCCGTGCTCGCGTCCGGGCTGGCTGCGCTGATCGTCGGCTTTTTCGTGGTGCGTACGCGCGGCATCTACTTCATCATGGTCACCATGGCATTCGCCCAGATGATCTATTTCCTGTTCCACGACAACGACTCGCTGGGCGGCTCGGACGGGCTGTACGTTAACTTCAAGCCGATTGCCACGCTGTTCGGCTGGACCCCGTTCGACCTCGACAGCAAGGTCACGATGTACTACTTCACACTGGTGCTGGTGGTCGCGGTCTATGCATTCCTGCGCTGCGTGCTGTGGAGTCCGTTCGGCCGCGCGCTGGCAGGCATCCGCGTCAACGAGCACCGCATGCGCGCCATGGGCTTTGGCACCGTCGGCTACAAGCTCACGGCCTTCACGCTGGCCGGCGCGCTGGCCGGACTGGCCGGCTATCTGACGGGCGTGCAATCCGGCTACGTCAATCCCGAGCTGATGGGATTTCACATGAGCGCGCACGCGATCATGATGGTGATCCTGGGCGGCATGGGCAACTTCGCCGGGGCGATCGTGGGCGCGTTCGCGTTCGAGTACCTGCTGCACGTGTTCAAGGAACTGCCTCAGGTGGGCAGCGTCGACCTCGGCAAGCACTGGCAACTATGGATGGGCATATTCATTGTCGGCCTGGTGGTGCTTGCGCCGCGCGGCCTGCTGGGCCTGTTCGGACGACTCCGCCAAAGCAAGAATGCAAAGGGAGATTCGCATGAGTGA
- a CDS encoding branched-chain amino acid ABC transporter permease, producing the protein MDLANFLIQLLNSVQYGLLLFMLAAGLTLIFGIMDVVNLAHGSFYMLGAYLAYSLSGAFDSLLLAILVGTILSVLFGLALERLLFRHFYDRDHLDQVLLTFGLIYIFEELRSILWGDDVHGAKIPDLLSASIPLTETMSYPVYRLFMSGVCIVLAIGLYLLISKTRLGMKIRAGAFNREMTESLGINIKLIHGAVFALGVGLAAIAGMIAAPISSVYPNMGSQVLITCFVVVVIGGIGSVRGALIAALLVGLVDTFGKVLLPQVAGMLVYILMAAVLLWKPEGMFKQ; encoded by the coding sequence ATGGATTTAGCCAACTTTCTCATCCAGCTGCTCAACAGCGTGCAATACGGCCTGCTGCTGTTCATGCTGGCCGCGGGCCTCACGCTGATCTTCGGCATCATGGACGTGGTCAATCTTGCGCATGGAAGTTTTTACATGCTGGGCGCCTACCTGGCGTACTCGCTGTCCGGCGCGTTCGACAGCCTGCTGCTCGCGATTCTGGTCGGCACTATCTTGTCGGTGCTGTTCGGACTGGCGCTGGAGCGGCTGCTGTTTCGCCACTTCTACGACCGCGACCACCTCGACCAGGTGCTGCTGACCTTTGGCCTGATCTACATCTTCGAGGAACTGCGCTCGATTCTGTGGGGCGACGATGTGCATGGCGCCAAAATTCCCGACCTGCTCAGCGCCTCGATTCCGCTGACCGAGACCATGTCGTATCCGGTGTACCGCTTGTTCATGTCGGGTGTCTGCATCGTACTGGCCATCGGCCTGTACCTGCTGATCTCGAAGACGCGCCTGGGGATGAAAATCCGCGCCGGCGCCTTCAACCGCGAGATGACCGAGTCGCTGGGAATCAACATCAAGCTGATCCATGGCGCCGTGTTCGCACTTGGCGTCGGCCTGGCCGCGATTGCCGGCATGATCGCCGCGCCGATCTCCAGCGTCTACCCGAACATGGGTTCGCAAGTGCTCATTACCTGTTTTGTGGTGGTGGTAATCGGCGGCATCGGCTCGGTGCGGGGCGCGCTGATCGCCGCCCTGCTGGTTGGCCTCGTGGACACTTTTGGCAAAGTGCTGTTGCCGCAAGTGGCGGGCATGCTGGTCTATATATTAATGGCGGCCGTGCTGCTGTGGAAGCCGGAAGGGATGTTCAAACAATGA
- a CDS encoding ABC transporter ATP-binding protein has protein sequence MSEVLLSAKNLTKRYGGLAAVNNVSVDLWTGRVHAVIGPNGAGKSSLTNVLTGDVPLSSGTVTLCGKDVTGWSPEKIARQGMGRSYQKTNIFLPFTVWENVRLASQSRTPQAARWFSDTRGNSAGFSVTTERATRAIELAGLQHRTTAIAGTISHGEQRQLEIAMSLATEPRVLLLDEPLAGMGVAEAERMVELLLKLKKDHAIMLVEHDMDAVFALADQLTVMVDGQVIASGTPAEIRADANVQAAYLGEEH, from the coding sequence ATGAGTGAGGTGCTGCTGTCGGCCAAAAACCTGACCAAGCGCTATGGCGGCCTTGCAGCCGTCAATAACGTCTCGGTCGATCTGTGGACGGGCCGCGTCCACGCCGTGATCGGCCCCAACGGCGCCGGCAAGTCGTCGCTGACCAATGTGCTGACGGGCGATGTGCCGCTTAGCTCGGGCACGGTGACCTTGTGCGGCAAGGATGTGACGGGCTGGAGTCCGGAGAAAATTGCGCGCCAGGGCATGGGGCGCAGCTACCAGAAAACCAACATCTTTCTCCCCTTTACGGTGTGGGAGAACGTGCGGCTGGCTTCGCAGTCGCGTACGCCGCAGGCGGCGCGCTGGTTCTCTGACACCCGGGGCAACAGCGCCGGGTTCAGCGTGACCACCGAGCGCGCGACCAGGGCGATTGAGCTGGCCGGCCTGCAACACCGGACCACTGCCATTGCAGGCACCATCAGTCATGGCGAACAGCGACAGCTGGAAATCGCGATGTCGCTGGCGACCGAACCGCGCGTGCTGCTGCTCGACGAACCACTGGCGGGCATGGGCGTGGCCGAGGCTGAACGCATGGTCGAGCTGCTGCTCAAACTCAAGAAGGACCACGCCATCATGCTGGTGGAGCACGACATGGACGCGGTATTCGCCCTTGCCGACCAGTTGACCGTAATGGTCGACGGACAGGTGATTGCCAGCGGCACGCCCGCGGAAATCCGCGCCGACGCCAACGTGCAGGCCGCCTATCTGGGGGAGGAGCATTAG
- a CDS encoding ABC transporter substrate-binding protein, whose protein sequence is MATFHLRFVQILSVAALGMATTVVHAQEKIRIGFMLPYSGTFAALGVAIENGFKLYVAENGGKLANREVEYFKLDDESDPSKAIQNANRLVQRDKVDVLIGSVHSGVALALTKVAKDNDVTLIVPNAGVGAVTGALCAPNIFRSSYSAWQTAYSMGKVAAQKGKKTAMTITWKYSAGEEQVAAFRQGFEESGGKVLRDLNVPFPNVEFQATLTEAASAKPDAIFAFFAGGAAVKFVQDYAAAGLNRSITLYGSGFLTDGTLQAQGKSAQGILTTLHYGDGLNTPRNNAFRTSYAKTYKLQPDVYAVQGYDAAQMFAAGVKAVGGDVKQKDALRKAIRAARIDSPRGSFVLSKAGNPVQDFYLREAVGNENKVIGIAVKALADPAKGCRML, encoded by the coding sequence ATGGCCACTTTTCACCTCCGTTTCGTCCAAATCTTGTCCGTTGCCGCACTGGGCATGGCAACCACCGTCGTCCATGCACAGGAAAAAATCAGGATAGGCTTCATGCTTCCGTATAGCGGCACTTTTGCCGCCCTCGGCGTCGCCATCGAAAACGGATTCAAACTGTATGTCGCCGAAAACGGAGGCAAGCTGGCTAACCGCGAAGTCGAGTATTTCAAGCTCGACGACGAATCGGATCCGTCCAAGGCGATCCAGAATGCGAACCGCCTGGTCCAGCGCGACAAGGTCGATGTGCTGATCGGTTCCGTGCACTCGGGTGTGGCGCTGGCATTGACCAAGGTCGCCAAGGACAACGACGTCACGCTCATCGTTCCGAACGCCGGCGTGGGCGCCGTGACCGGGGCCCTGTGTGCACCCAACATTTTCCGCTCGTCCTACTCGGCCTGGCAAACGGCATACTCGATGGGCAAGGTCGCAGCCCAGAAAGGCAAGAAAACGGCGATGACCATCACTTGGAAATACTCGGCCGGCGAGGAACAGGTCGCGGCATTCCGCCAGGGCTTCGAGGAAAGCGGCGGCAAGGTGCTGCGCGACCTGAACGTGCCGTTTCCGAATGTGGAGTTCCAGGCCACCCTGACCGAAGCGGCATCGGCCAAGCCGGACGCCATTTTCGCTTTCTTCGCCGGCGGAGCCGCAGTCAAGTTCGTGCAGGATTATGCCGCCGCCGGCCTCAACAGGTCGATCACGCTGTACGGCTCGGGCTTCCTCACCGACGGCACGCTTCAGGCGCAGGGCAAGAGCGCACAAGGAATCCTGACGACGCTGCACTACGGCGATGGCCTGAATACGCCGCGCAACAACGCATTCCGTACCTCTTACGCGAAGACCTACAAATTGCAGCCGGATGTCTACGCTGTCCAGGGCTACGACGCCGCGCAAATGTTTGCGGCGGGCGTCAAGGCAGTCGGCGGCGACGTCAAGCAGAAGGACGCCTTGCGCAAAGCCATCCGCGCAGCCCGGATCGACAGCCCGCGCGGCAGCTTCGTGCTGTCCAAGGCCGGCAATCCGGTCCAGGACTTCTACCTGCGCGAAGCGGTCGGCAACGAGAACAAGGTGATTGGCATCGCCGTCAAGGCCCTGGCCGACCCGGCCAAGGGCTGCCGCATGCTCTGA